The Papaver somniferum cultivar HN1 chromosome 3, ASM357369v1, whole genome shotgun sequence genome includes a region encoding these proteins:
- the LOC113356345 gene encoding uncharacterized protein LOC113356345 isoform X1 — translation MGLGFQFRRLSGIAKFLPRFSHSRIINQQARNIMSSVVPTKFQFPMPHVWVNLDQINIHKLCQIHRLSTVSEIPNQLAPDVNLITFLESTLDELQGADYCWLNKPEESKQPFDRNGTFLVLVDAFTSDSLMFGSEHTSMFETVKLLQRRHPELCIFGFQSLSSDRYVSARACIVHTIMKEYITFPILLSNKTFPEEVERPCYLIFKDFKSPLQYIGRMTEVETFSNAIEELNLVQHELLDQNLGSLKTKKADVAMELYDSSLRNLLLYFPGCISVDEDENRLFISDSNHHRIIIIAGSGKILDCIGSSPGFEDGDFESAKLLRPASLFYDAVEDCLYFVDSENHAIRKANIGSRTLETLYPNLNAGKRISSSIWSWISENLLITFFPKGREEASQSEEFDSEMLRFPWHLMKEQNNLFIINPSIQTLWIMDASSGEIKDVITGYQNIMEICGKLISEKRSLLNQITENWLPQRVDSGCLREGYPYDSLMSSVATYNNKILFCDTVGQAILELDMDSEDVSELRLSNFEILGLPYWYCYPPERVFVSGIVSQRPGVDHLQSFSVLSGRCDIEVNVQIPKDTELAAPLQEGCIWRQARGSAAEVSGSEEVATSAKKVGIAQQWFEELDNLAFSREELSEEEDKNLSNFHQDSRVVINCVVNISPGTSEVVINAVLYLKLNRNSNFSGNHQEEKAKRILEKLNPHHRVSEQQKDACVQLMLESKRDLGELVFMRPLHLRIGLAGQDCPKGDTANEIVLTDSKIEVNVSLR, via the exons ATGGGTTTGGGTTTTCAATTCCGTCGTTTATCAGGAATTGCAAAATTCCTCCCTAGATTTTCCCactctagaattatcaatcaacaAGCAAGAAATATCATGAGTAGTGTTGTACCAACTAAATTTCAATTTCCCATGCCTCATGTTTGGGTGAATCTTGATCAAATCAACATACACAAATTATGTCAAATCCACAG ATTATCAACAGTATCTGAGATACCAAATCAGTTAGCTCCTGATGTAAATCTTATAACATTTTTGGAGTCTACCCTCGACGAGCTTCAAG GTGCTGATTATTGTTGGTTGAATAAACCTGAAGAGAGCAAGCAGCCATTTGATAGGAACGGAACTTTCTTAGTTCTTGTGGATGCATTTACCTCCGATTCTTTAATGTTTGGTTCAGAGCATACCTCAATGTTTGAGACAGTTAAATTGCTTCAACGGAG GCACCCAGAGCTTTGCATTTTTGGTTTTCAATCTCTGAGTTCAGATCGTTATGTTTCTGCGAGAGCATGTATAGTCCACACAATCATGAAGGAGTATATTACATTTCCTATCTTGTTGTCTAACAAGACCTTTCCTGAG GAAGTGGAAAGGCCATGCTATCTTATCTTTAAAGACTTTAAGAGTCCGTTGCAATATATCGGGAGAATGACAGAGGTTGAAACGTTTAGCAATG CCATTGAGGAGCTCAATTTGGTACAGCATGAATTGCTGGACCAGAACTTGGGAAGCCTGAAAACTAAGAAAGCTGATGTCGCGATGGAATTATATGATTCTTCTCTTCGGAATTTACTTTTATACTTTCCTG gtTGTATATCTGTAGATGAGGATGAGAACCGATTATTCATCTCGGACAGCAATCACCATCGGATCATCATAATTGCTGGCAGTGGAAAGATTTTAGACTGT attGGTTCTTCCCCGGGTTTTGAGGATGGTGATTTTGAATCAGCCAAACTGTTGCGCCCTGCATCTTTATTTTATGATGCTGTAGAAGACTGTCTATATTTTGTGGATTCAGAG AACCATGCGATTAGGAAAGCTAACATTGGGAGTAGAACTCTAGAAACACTTTATCCAAACCTCAATGCTGGCAAAAGAATCAGTAGCAGCATATGGAGCTGGATCTCGGAAAATCTCCTAATTACATTTTTCCCAAAGGGAAGAGAAGAGGCTTCGCAATCCGAGGAGTTTGATTCGGAGATGTTAAGATTCCCGTGGCATTTAATGAAAGAGCAAAacaatctcttcataattaatccCAG TATTCAAACTTTGTGGATTATGGATGCATCGTCTGGGGAGATTAAAGATGTTATTACAG GGTACCAAAATATTATGGAGATATGTGGGAAGTTGATATCTGAGAAAAGATCATTGTTGAATCAGATAACTGAGAATTGGTTGCCTCAGAGGGTTGATTCTGGTTGTTTAAGGGAAGGATACCCATATGATAGTCTTATGTCATCAGTAGCCACTTATAATAACAAAATATTGTTTTGTGATACAG TTGGTCAGGCAATTTTAGAACTTGATATGGACTCTGAGGATGTCTCAGAACTGCGACTTTCAAACTTTGAAATCCTTGGTCTGCCATATTGGTATTGTTACCCTCCGGAGAGAGTTTTTGTTAG TGGTATTGTAAGTCAGAGACCAGGCGTTGATCATCTTCAAAGTTTTAGTGTTCTATCAG GAAGATGTGACATAGAAGTGAATGTGCAAATCCCAAAGGATACAGAACTTGCAGCACCGCTTCAAGAAGGATGTATCTGGCGCCAGGCTAGAGGTTCTGCGGCCGAAGTCTCTGGGTCGGAGGAGGTTGCTACTTCTGCAAAAAAG GTTGGTATTGCTCAGCAGTGGTTTGAGGAATTGGATAACCTTGCATTTTCGAGGGAAGAATTGAGTGAAGAGGAAGACAAAAATCTTAGTAATTTTCACCAAGACAGCAGAGTAGTCATCAACTGTGTAGTTAATATTTCTCCTGGGACAAGTGAG GTTGTCATTAACGCCGTTCTATACTTGAAGCTAAACCGGAACTCGAATTTTTCTGGGAACCATCAGGAAGAAAAAGCTAAAAGAATCCTAGAAAAATTAAACCCACATCATAGAGTTTCAGAGCAGCAAAAAGATGCATGTGTTCAGTTGATGTTAGAATCAAAGAGAGACCTGGGAGAACTAGTCTTTATGAGACCTCTGCATCTTAGGATAGGGTTGGCAGGTCAAGACTGTCCGAAAGGTGATACAGCAAACGAAATTGTCTTGACAGACTCCAAGATCGAAGTTAACGTATCTCTCAGGTAA
- the LOC113356345 gene encoding uncharacterized protein LOC113356345 isoform X2 yields the protein MSNPQLFFRLSTVSEIPNQLAPDVNLITFLESTLDELQGADYCWLNKPEESKQPFDRNGTFLVLVDAFTSDSLMFGSEHTSMFETVKLLQRRHPELCIFGFQSLSSDRYVSARACIVHTIMKEYITFPILLSNKTFPEEVERPCYLIFKDFKSPLQYIGRMTEVETFSNAIEELNLVQHELLDQNLGSLKTKKADVAMELYDSSLRNLLLYFPGCISVDEDENRLFISDSNHHRIIIIAGSGKILDCIGSSPGFEDGDFESAKLLRPASLFYDAVEDCLYFVDSENHAIRKANIGSRTLETLYPNLNAGKRISSSIWSWISENLLITFFPKGREEASQSEEFDSEMLRFPWHLMKEQNNLFIINPSIQTLWIMDASSGEIKDVITGYQNIMEICGKLISEKRSLLNQITENWLPQRVDSGCLREGYPYDSLMSSVATYNNKILFCDTVGQAILELDMDSEDVSELRLSNFEILGLPYWYCYPPERVFVSGIVSQRPGVDHLQSFSVLSGRCDIEVNVQIPKDTELAAPLQEGCIWRQARGSAAEVSGSEEVATSAKKVGIAQQWFEELDNLAFSREELSEEEDKNLSNFHQDSRVVINCVVNISPGTSEVVINAVLYLKLNRNSNFSGNHQEEKAKRILEKLNPHHRVSEQQKDACVQLMLESKRDLGELVFMRPLHLRIGLAGQDCPKGDTANEIVLTDSKIEVNVSLR from the exons ATGTCAAATCCACAG TTATTTTTTAGATTATCAACAGTATCTGAGATACCAAATCAGTTAGCTCCTGATGTAAATCTTATAACATTTTTGGAGTCTACCCTCGACGAGCTTCAAG GTGCTGATTATTGTTGGTTGAATAAACCTGAAGAGAGCAAGCAGCCATTTGATAGGAACGGAACTTTCTTAGTTCTTGTGGATGCATTTACCTCCGATTCTTTAATGTTTGGTTCAGAGCATACCTCAATGTTTGAGACAGTTAAATTGCTTCAACGGAG GCACCCAGAGCTTTGCATTTTTGGTTTTCAATCTCTGAGTTCAGATCGTTATGTTTCTGCGAGAGCATGTATAGTCCACACAATCATGAAGGAGTATATTACATTTCCTATCTTGTTGTCTAACAAGACCTTTCCTGAG GAAGTGGAAAGGCCATGCTATCTTATCTTTAAAGACTTTAAGAGTCCGTTGCAATATATCGGGAGAATGACAGAGGTTGAAACGTTTAGCAATG CCATTGAGGAGCTCAATTTGGTACAGCATGAATTGCTGGACCAGAACTTGGGAAGCCTGAAAACTAAGAAAGCTGATGTCGCGATGGAATTATATGATTCTTCTCTTCGGAATTTACTTTTATACTTTCCTG gtTGTATATCTGTAGATGAGGATGAGAACCGATTATTCATCTCGGACAGCAATCACCATCGGATCATCATAATTGCTGGCAGTGGAAAGATTTTAGACTGT attGGTTCTTCCCCGGGTTTTGAGGATGGTGATTTTGAATCAGCCAAACTGTTGCGCCCTGCATCTTTATTTTATGATGCTGTAGAAGACTGTCTATATTTTGTGGATTCAGAG AACCATGCGATTAGGAAAGCTAACATTGGGAGTAGAACTCTAGAAACACTTTATCCAAACCTCAATGCTGGCAAAAGAATCAGTAGCAGCATATGGAGCTGGATCTCGGAAAATCTCCTAATTACATTTTTCCCAAAGGGAAGAGAAGAGGCTTCGCAATCCGAGGAGTTTGATTCGGAGATGTTAAGATTCCCGTGGCATTTAATGAAAGAGCAAAacaatctcttcataattaatccCAG TATTCAAACTTTGTGGATTATGGATGCATCGTCTGGGGAGATTAAAGATGTTATTACAG GGTACCAAAATATTATGGAGATATGTGGGAAGTTGATATCTGAGAAAAGATCATTGTTGAATCAGATAACTGAGAATTGGTTGCCTCAGAGGGTTGATTCTGGTTGTTTAAGGGAAGGATACCCATATGATAGTCTTATGTCATCAGTAGCCACTTATAATAACAAAATATTGTTTTGTGATACAG TTGGTCAGGCAATTTTAGAACTTGATATGGACTCTGAGGATGTCTCAGAACTGCGACTTTCAAACTTTGAAATCCTTGGTCTGCCATATTGGTATTGTTACCCTCCGGAGAGAGTTTTTGTTAG TGGTATTGTAAGTCAGAGACCAGGCGTTGATCATCTTCAAAGTTTTAGTGTTCTATCAG GAAGATGTGACATAGAAGTGAATGTGCAAATCCCAAAGGATACAGAACTTGCAGCACCGCTTCAAGAAGGATGTATCTGGCGCCAGGCTAGAGGTTCTGCGGCCGAAGTCTCTGGGTCGGAGGAGGTTGCTACTTCTGCAAAAAAG GTTGGTATTGCTCAGCAGTGGTTTGAGGAATTGGATAACCTTGCATTTTCGAGGGAAGAATTGAGTGAAGAGGAAGACAAAAATCTTAGTAATTTTCACCAAGACAGCAGAGTAGTCATCAACTGTGTAGTTAATATTTCTCCTGGGACAAGTGAG GTTGTCATTAACGCCGTTCTATACTTGAAGCTAAACCGGAACTCGAATTTTTCTGGGAACCATCAGGAAGAAAAAGCTAAAAGAATCCTAGAAAAATTAAACCCACATCATAGAGTTTCAGAGCAGCAAAAAGATGCATGTGTTCAGTTGATGTTAGAATCAAAGAGAGACCTGGGAGAACTAGTCTTTATGAGACCTCTGCATCTTAGGATAGGGTTGGCAGGTCAAGACTGTCCGAAAGGTGATACAGCAAACGAAATTGTCTTGACAGACTCCAAGATCGAAGTTAACGTATCTCTCAGGTAA